One genomic region from Rosa rugosa chromosome 1, drRosRugo1.1, whole genome shotgun sequence encodes:
- the LOC133737205 gene encoding uncharacterized protein LOC133737205 isoform X1, protein MLMEMASKAKHNANAKMSLDDYLLLIQSRSHLHLTVSHLNQIISMHGYKKIHKVHKKLLSDAVNSLQLVNPCRSTLKDYISPLVTMKMEDVFADLTDLNWQDCCITSIETLSSWEDQSPPRRNGAVQFQHYSPSTAAHSVIVSAPGPTKKRSARKRKRTAKVADLVNFA, encoded by the exons ATGCTGATGGAGATGGCGAGCAAAGCTAAGCATAACGCGAATGCGAAGATGTCTCTGGATGATTACCTCCTCCTCATCCAGTCTCGCTCCCACCTCCACCTCACCGTCAGCCATCTCAATCAG ATTATCAGCATGCACGGCTACAAGAAGATCCACAAAGTTCACAAG AAGCTTCTAAGCGACGCCGTGAACTCACTGCAGCTGGTGAACCCGTGCCGCTCGACTCTCAAGGACTACATCTCGCCGTTGGTGACGATGAAGATGGAGGACGTCTTCGCCGACCTCACCGACCTCAACTGGCAAGACTGTTGCATCACCTCAATCGAAACCCTCAGTTCATGGGAGGACCAGTCCCCTCCTCGCCGAAACGGCGCCGTCCAGTTCCAACACTACTCGCCGTCCACCGCAGCCCACAGCGTGATCGTTTCTGCTCCCGGACCGACCAAGAAGAGATCGGCGCGGAAGAGGAAGCGGACTGCTAAAGTGGCCGATCTGGTAAATTTCGCCTAA
- the LOC133737205 gene encoding uncharacterized protein LOC133737205 isoform X2, whose product MLMEMASKAKHNANAKMSLDDYLLLIQSRSHLHLTVSHLNQIISMHGYKKIHKVHKLVNPCRSTLKDYISPLVTMKMEDVFADLTDLNWQDCCITSIETLSSWEDQSPPRRNGAVQFQHYSPSTAAHSVIVSAPGPTKKRSARKRKRTAKVADLVNFA is encoded by the exons ATGCTGATGGAGATGGCGAGCAAAGCTAAGCATAACGCGAATGCGAAGATGTCTCTGGATGATTACCTCCTCCTCATCCAGTCTCGCTCCCACCTCCACCTCACCGTCAGCCATCTCAATCAG ATTATCAGCATGCACGGCTACAAGAAGATCCACAAAGTTCACAAG CTGGTGAACCCGTGCCGCTCGACTCTCAAGGACTACATCTCGCCGTTGGTGACGATGAAGATGGAGGACGTCTTCGCCGACCTCACCGACCTCAACTGGCAAGACTGTTGCATCACCTCAATCGAAACCCTCAGTTCATGGGAGGACCAGTCCCCTCCTCGCCGAAACGGCGCCGTCCAGTTCCAACACTACTCGCCGTCCACCGCAGCCCACAGCGTGATCGTTTCTGCTCCCGGACCGACCAAGAAGAGATCGGCGCGGAAGAGGAAGCGGACTGCTAAAGTGGCCGATCTGGTAAATTTCGCCTAA
- the LOC133737217 gene encoding uncharacterized protein LOC133737217 — translation MMEMVNVSQRKTKRQSEKMSLEDYLFLTESRSNLHLTVTHLNQIISMHGFKKLHRLHKKILSDAVSTMDLVEPSRSTLRDYISPPVNTCLNDVVADMNNLSWQECCVTAIKTLSSCQLNDAVECSKSHQSPPTALDSHGGGVSGTTFQGRAEPLRKLVQWKKRRTQESADPVVKRQRMRSESDGGGGAAALAWDCVSLNSFS, via the exons atgatggagatGGTGAATGTAAGCCAACGCAAGACGAAAAGGCAGAGCGAGAAGATGTCTCTGGAAGACTACCTCTTTCTCACTGAGTCTCGCTCCAACCTCCACCTCACCGTCACTCACCTCAATCAG ATCATCAGCATGCACGGATTCAAAAAACTTCACAGACTTCACAAG AAAATTCTGAGCGACGCCGTGAGCACAATGGACCTGGTGGAACCGAGCCGCTCTACGCTCCGGGACTACATCTCGCCGCCGGTCAACACTTGTCTGAACGACGTCGTCGCGGACATGAACAACCTGAGCTGGCAGGAGTGCTGCGTCACCGCCATCAAAACGCTGAGCTCGTGTCAACTAAACGACGCCGTCGAGTGCTCGAAGAGCCACCAATCGCCTCCCACGGCTCTGGATTCCCACGGCGGCGGCGTTTCCGGTACTACATTTCAGGGAAGGGCTGAGCCGTTGAGGAAACTGGTGCAGTGGAAGAAGAGACGGACTCAGGAGAGCGCTGATCCGGTGGTGAAGAGGCAGAGGATGAGATCGGAAAGCGACGGTGGTGGTGGCGCCGCCGCTCTTGCTTGGGATTGTGTCTCGTTGAATTCTTTCAG TTGA
- the LOC133724875 gene encoding inactive TPR repeat-containing thioredoxin TTL3-like — protein sequence MPQTGKSTREPGFDSLPTRFRDSVTCNDDRNKNKPDFKELDLGGSPVSPLMTRTSVNGVNNNGGGAATTSSSSSSSSGSVSSKTQLGRRSDGSRPNNHSGELTVSSEMSPRASESVRSGTTPRNWKPEHRRSVSAGPPLIYSGKTFTGGSNVSSGGSFGNACGNVATNNSSSTSTTVFPSGNICPSGKITKSGIVCRASSKTDVLGSGCGNYGHGSIVRGVSKSDATSSNVGGNFQIGGESVVVKRAMGNSDPEEVKKAGNEMYRKGHFAEALTMYDRAVSLSPDNAAYRSNRAAALTALGRLAEAVRECEEAVRLDPGYGRAHQRLGSLYLRFGLAENASHHLSFPGQRPEQSELQKLKSLEKHLKQCSDARKLGDWKNVLRESDAAIEMGVESSPQLVASKVEALLKLHKLEDAESILSNIPKFENYPSSCLQTKLFGMLVEAYVLYVRALVEMAFGRFENAVAAVEKAGVIDYSSVEVTRVSNIVKMVAKARSQGNDLFSSGRFAEACAAYGEGLKYDSSNSVLYCNRAVCWSKLGQWEQSVEDCNQALKIQPHYTKALLRRAVSNAKLERWAEAVRDYEVLRRELPGDNEVVESLHQARVALRKFRGEELHHVKSGGEVEEVSNLNKFKAAISSPGVSVIHFKVASNEQCEELSPFINMLCVRYPSVKFFKVDVEESLAIAKAESIRSVPTFKIYKNGEKVKEMVRPSHQFLEDSVRTSF from the exons ATGCCCCAGACAGGCAAATCCACCCGAGAACCGGGTTTCGACTCGCTCCCGACTCGCTTCCGTGACTCAGTCACTTGCAATGACGACCGTAATAAGAACAAGCCCGATTTCAAAGAGCTCGATCTGGGCGGCTCACCCGTCTCGCCCTTGATGACCAGGACCTCAGTGAACGGCGTTAACAACAATGGAGGTGGCGCCGCCACTACTTCCAGCTCCAGTTCGAGCTCTTCCGGCTCGGTTTCCAGCAAAACCCAGCTGGGGAGAAGATCCGACGGCAGTAGACCCAACAACCACTCCGGCGAGCTAACTGTCTCCTCCGAAATGAGCCCCAGAGCTTCCGAGAGCGTCCGATCCGGAACCACGCCGCGTAATTGGAAGCCGGAGCATCGGAGATCGGTCTCCGCCGGACCGCCGTTGATCTACTCCGGCAAAACGTTCACCGGCGGTAGTAACGTTAGTTCCGGGGGTAGTTTTGGTAATGCTTGTGGAAATGTAGCAACCAATAATTCATCTTCAACCTCCACAACTGTGTTTCCCAGCGGCAATATATGCCCTTCCGGGAAAATTACGAAGTCTGGAATTGTGTGTAGAGCCAGCAGTAAGACTGATGTGTTGGGTTCGGGGTGCGGCAACTACGGCCACGGTAGCATAGTTCGAGGGGTTTCGAAATCGGATGCTACTAGTTCCAATGTGGGTGGCAACTTTCAGATTGGTGGGGAGTCTGTGGTGGTTAAGAGGGCAATGGGGAACTCTGATCCGGAGGAGGTGAAGAAGGCTGGGAATGAGATGTACAGGAAAGGCCATTTTGCGGAGGCATTGACAATGTATGATCGCGCTGTGTCTTTGTCTCCGGACAACGCTGCTTACCGGAGTAACAGGGCGGCGGCATTGACCGCGCTGGGGCGGCTGGCCGAGGCTGTGAGGGAGTGTGAGGAGGCTGTCAGGTTGGACCCTGGTTATGGGAGGGCGCATCAACGGCTTGGTTCGCTTTATCTTCG TTTTGGGCTAGCTGAGAATGCCTCCCACCACCTCTCATTTCCTGGACAAAGGCCAGAGCAGTCTGAGTTGCAGAAGTTGAAGTCCCTGGAGAAGCATCTGAAACAATGTTCAGATGCCCGTAAGCTTGGTGATTGGAAGAATGTGCTAAGGGAATCGGATGCAGCCATAGAAATGGGAGTGGAGTCCTCCCCTCAG CTTGTGGCGTCCAAGGTAGAAGCTCTATTGAAGCTCCATAAACTCGAAGATGCAGAATCCATCCTATCAAACATACCCAAGTTTGAAAATTATCCTTCTTCCTGCTTGCAAACCAAGTTATTTGGCATGCTCGTTGAAGCTTATGTACTCTATGTAAGGGCCCTGGTTGAAATGGCATTCGGAAG GTTTGAGAATGCAGTAGCAGCTGTAGAGAAGGCTGGTGTAATTGATTACAGCAGTGTTGAAGTTACAAGGGTATCAAATATTGTGAAAATGGTTGCGAAAGCTCGTTCTCAAGGTAACGATCTTTTTAGCTCTGGAAGGTTTGCTGAAGCCTGCGCTGCTTATGGGGAGGGCCTCAAGTATGATAGTTCCAATTCTGTTCTATACTGCAATAGAGCAGTTTGCTGGTCTAAGCTTGGACAATGGGAACAGTCTGTTGAAGACTGCAACCAAGCCCTCAAGATTCAGCCTCATTACACCAAAGCCCTTCTAAGAAGGGCTGTGTCGAACGCAAAG TTAGAACGATGGGCAGAGGCAGTGAGAGATTATGAGGTCTTGAGGAGGGAACTCCCCGGAGACAATGAGGTTGTTGAATCTCTTCACCAGGCTCGAGTGGCATTGAGGAAGTTCCGTGGAGAGGAACTTCATCATGTAAAGTCTGGCGGTGAAGTGGAAGAAGTTTCTAATTTAAATAAGTTTAAAGCTGCAATATCATCACCTG GTGTTTCTGTCATTCATTTCAAAGTTGCATCCAATGAGCAATGTGAAGAACTATCCCCATTCATAAATATGCTTTGCGTTAGATATCCATCTGTTAAATTTTTTAAG GTGGATGTGGAGGAGAGCTTAGCCATAGCAAAAGCTGAGAGCATAAGATCTGTTCCAACATTTAAAATTTACAAGAATGGTGAAAAGGTCAAGGAGATGGTCCGCCCAAGCCACCAATTCTTAGAGGACTCTGTGAGAACCAGTTTCTAG
- the LOC133737196 gene encoding uncharacterized protein LOC133737196, with protein sequence MAAEKVGGIVKKGHEEGLKLATSILQQFQLPQGILPLAEVIEVGFVESTGYMWIVQAKKVEHEFKMISKLVSYDTEITGYVEKKRIKKLKGVKAKELMLWPPVSEITVDEPPTGKIHFKSLAGITKTFPVEAFA encoded by the coding sequence ATGGCAGCAGAGAAAGTAGGAGGCATTGTGAAGAAAGGCCACGAGGAAGGCCTAAAATTAGCCACCTCAATCCTCCAACAATTCCAACTTCCTCAAGGAATTCTTCCACTGGCCGAAGTCATTGAAGTTGGATTCGTGGAGAGCACCGGGTACATGTGGATTGTGCAAGCGAAGAAGGTCGAGCATGAGTTCAAGATGATTAGCAAGCTTGTGAGCTATGACACTGAAATAACGGGCTACGTCGAGAAGAAGAGGATCAAGAAACTCAAGGGAGTGAAGGCCAAGGAGCTCATGCTGTGGCCTCCAGTGAGTGAGATCACAGTTGATGAGCCACCCACTGGGAAGATTCACTTTAAGAGCCTTGCTGGGATCACTAAGACCTTCCCTGTTGAGGCATTTGCTTAA